The following proteins are co-located in the Aurantiacibacter atlanticus genome:
- a CDS encoding DUF885 domain-containing protein, with product MIRTLLAASALSLAVAMPVLASAQDAQEDFTELREEVWEWTLDNQPYLATSIGDRRGDGSLGDNSLAAYEQNIVDTRAYLARLNAIAVAELPEDLQIDYALMLRDFNDTLEAATFDHSRYIVFTNRGGPQSAIAALPYSSPLFTAQDYESYIGRLETFPTYVSNIISRSETAIELGLTQPCEPMLGFENTITGLIAETPEESVWWSAFEQRPATITESEWAILEARGRGAITGGAFAGLRSFADFYTQEYAPECRTDAAVGIGNTEDGQDYYAWRVRSFTTTEMTPQEVHDLGQSEVARIRAEMETVAAQAGFDSREAFIEHLRTDPQYYSEDEESYLQHTQALAKEIDGWMPRLFGRLPRLPYTVEPIPAASAPGNTTAYYEPGSLTTGQAGIYRINLTELDQRPLWELPALGVHEAVPGHHQQISLQQELDIHPLRQNGTFFTVFVEGWGLYSERLGIEMGLYDTPAKQMGRLSYEMWRASRLVVDTGMHALGWTRQEAVDFMMANTALSEGNINAEVNRYITWPGQALAYKLGELKIRELRARAEEELGADFDLRAFHDTVLENGSIPLDVLEAHVDGWIAEQLAG from the coding sequence ATGATCCGCACCCTGTTGGCCGCTTCGGCTCTTTCGCTTGCTGTTGCGATGCCAGTTTTGGCTTCGGCGCAGGATGCCCAGGAAGATTTTACCGAGCTGCGTGAAGAGGTGTGGGAATGGACGCTGGACAACCAGCCCTATCTAGCGACCAGTATCGGGGATCGGCGCGGTGACGGGTCACTGGGGGACAATTCGCTTGCAGCCTATGAACAGAACATCGTTGATACCCGCGCATATCTGGCACGGCTGAACGCCATCGCCGTTGCTGAATTGCCCGAAGATTTGCAAATCGACTATGCGCTGATGCTTCGCGATTTCAACGATACGCTGGAAGCCGCTACTTTCGATCACAGCCGCTACATTGTCTTCACTAATCGCGGTGGTCCGCAAAGTGCCATCGCCGCCCTGCCGTATAGCTCGCCCTTGTTCACCGCGCAGGATTATGAAAGCTATATCGGGCGGCTCGAAACCTTCCCAACCTATGTCAGTAATATCATCAGCCGCAGCGAAACTGCCATCGAATTGGGCCTGACCCAGCCGTGCGAGCCTATGCTGGGCTTCGAAAATACAATTACAGGCCTGATCGCTGAAACGCCTGAGGAATCGGTCTGGTGGAGCGCGTTTGAACAGCGCCCCGCGACCATTACCGAAAGTGAATGGGCTATCTTGGAGGCGCGTGGACGCGGCGCAATTACCGGTGGCGCCTTTGCGGGTCTTCGCAGCTTTGCCGATTTCTACACGCAGGAATATGCGCCAGAATGCCGTACGGATGCAGCCGTGGGCATCGGCAATACCGAAGACGGACAGGATTATTACGCCTGGCGCGTACGCAGCTTCACGACAACCGAGATGACCCCGCAGGAGGTGCATGATCTTGGCCAGTCGGAAGTGGCGCGGATCAGGGCGGAGATGGAAACCGTGGCAGCCCAAGCCGGGTTCGACAGCCGCGAAGCATTTATCGAACATTTGCGCACCGACCCGCAATATTATTCCGAGGACGAGGAAAGCTATCTGCAACATACGCAGGCCTTGGCGAAAGAGATCGACGGCTGGATGCCGCGCCTTTTCGGCCGTTTACCGCGCTTGCCATATACTGTGGAGCCGATCCCTGCCGCCAGTGCCCCGGGCAATACGACGGCCTATTACGAACCAGGATCGCTAACCACGGGTCAGGCGGGTATTTACCGCATCAATCTGACCGAGCTGGATCAGCGCCCCTTGTGGGAATTACCCGCACTGGGCGTGCATGAGGCCGTGCCCGGCCATCATCAGCAGATTTCGCTGCAGCAGGAGCTCGACATTCATCCGCTGCGCCAGAATGGCACTTTCTTCACCGTCTTCGTTGAAGGCTGGGGGCTCTATTCCGAAAGGCTCGGCATAGAGATGGGGCTATATGATACGCCAGCTAAGCAGATGGGCAGGCTGTCCTATGAAATGTGGCGTGCCAGCCGCCTTGTTGTGGACACGGGCATGCATGCTCTGGGCTGGACACGGCAGGAAGCGGTCGATTTCATGATGGCCAATACCGCGCTGTCGGAAGGCAATATCAATGCAGAGGTCAATCGCTATATCACCTGGCCGGGGCAGGCACTCGCCTACAAGCTGGGCGAGCTGAAGATACGCGAATTGCGCGCCCGGGCTGAAGAGGAGCTGGGCGCGGATTTCGATCTGCGCGCTTTCCACGATACGGTTCTGGAAAACGGTTCCATCCCGCTCGACGTGCTTGAGGCGCATGTCGACGGATGGATTGCGGAGCAACTGGCCGGCTAG
- a CDS encoding lipoprotein-releasing ABC transporter permease subunit, with the protein MILTPFEWSIAKRYMLPGRSEAVIALVAGISITVVMLSVAMLVIVMSVMNGFRAELIDRITSLNGHAVVQAYGGRLENWEQVLEEVRATPGVTRASPLIEQPLAATYNGRTEVVFVRGNTVEDIGRLEENLVAGNLDTLDTEGRNVAIGSRLQQNLGIRLGETLTVFNPQGRSTPFGIVPRQVGYTVTAVFEVGLYDFDERYVVMPIPKAQELLLTGDSVGMIEVQTEDPERVNEILAPIAERLSGRAIVTDWQSMNSALFEALQVERVAMFFALSIIVLVAAFNILSSLVMLVRSKTRDIAIIRTMGATRRSLMKIFVTTGSVIGVIGTAAGLGLGFLVLFFRNGIVTGLSTVFGLEVWNPEVRFLTELPSKTDPMEILMIAGMAMGLSFLATLYPAYRASNTDPVEVLRYE; encoded by the coding sequence GTGATCCTTACCCCCTTCGAATGGTCCATCGCCAAACGCTACATGCTGCCAGGTCGCAGCGAAGCGGTGATCGCGCTGGTTGCAGGCATTTCCATTACGGTGGTCATGCTGTCGGTTGCCATGCTGGTTATCGTGATGAGCGTGATGAACGGTTTTCGCGCCGAATTGATTGACCGCATCACATCGCTCAACGGGCATGCCGTGGTGCAGGCCTATGGCGGACGGCTCGAAAATTGGGAGCAAGTGCTGGAAGAGGTCCGCGCGACCCCCGGTGTCACCCGCGCCAGCCCGCTAATTGAACAGCCGCTGGCGGCCACATATAATGGGCGGACCGAAGTGGTCTTCGTGCGTGGTAATACGGTGGAAGACATCGGCAGGCTGGAAGAGAACCTTGTCGCCGGCAATCTCGATACGCTGGATACAGAAGGTCGCAATGTCGCGATTGGTTCACGGCTCCAGCAAAACCTCGGCATAAGGCTGGGCGAGACGCTGACGGTGTTTAACCCGCAAGGCCGCAGCACGCCCTTTGGGATTGTTCCGCGACAGGTCGGCTATACCGTGACAGCCGTTTTTGAAGTTGGCCTTTACGATTTTGACGAACGCTATGTCGTCATGCCCATTCCCAAGGCGCAGGAACTGCTGCTGACCGGGGATTCCGTAGGGATGATAGAGGTTCAGACAGAGGATCCCGAACGCGTCAACGAAATACTCGCGCCGATCGCAGAACGTCTTTCAGGCCGGGCCATCGTGACTGATTGGCAATCAATGAACTCCGCCCTGTTTGAAGCTTTGCAGGTTGAAAGGGTGGCGATGTTCTTTGCCTTGTCCATCATCGTGCTGGTGGCCGCCTTCAATATCCTGTCCTCGCTGGTCATGCTGGTACGTTCAAAAACGCGAGATATCGCCATCATCCGCACGATGGGCGCGACACGGCGTAGTCTGATGAAGATCTTCGTGACCACGGGCTCTGTCATCGGCGTGATCGGAACGGCTGCAGGGCTGGGGCTGGGGTTCCTCGTGCTGTTCTTCCGCAATGGCATTGTGACAGGCCTCAGCACCGTATTCGGGCTTGAGGTGTGGAACCCTGAGGTACGCTTTTTGACAGAACTGCCTTCCAAGACCGATCCGATGGAAATCCTGATGATTGCAGGCATGGCGATGGGGCTCAGCTTTCTCGCTACTCTCTATCCCGCTTATCGCGCGTCCAATACCGATCCGGTGGAAGTCCTTCGTTATGAGTGA
- a CDS encoding ABC transporter ATP-binding protein, with product MSEPVVRLTKLARSFEQGGVRIDVLNGVDLEIAPGEIVALLGPSGSGKSTMLQAVGLLEGGFSGKIEIAGQDASKLNSGDRTCLRRDHLGFVYQFHHLLPDFTARENVVLPQLLVATSRPDAEARADQLLGALGLGHRMSHRPSKLSGGEQQRVAVARALANRPQLVLADEPTGNLDEKTSERVLAEFLDLVRGQGSAALVATHNERMAARMDRVVRLHEGRIE from the coding sequence ATGAGTGAACCTGTCGTCCGTCTTACCAAACTGGCGCGCAGCTTTGAACAAGGCGGCGTGCGGATTGACGTGCTCAACGGTGTGGACCTTGAAATAGCGCCAGGAGAAATTGTCGCGCTGCTCGGCCCTTCGGGATCGGGAAAATCGACCATGTTGCAGGCCGTGGGACTTCTTGAAGGTGGCTTTTCCGGCAAGATCGAGATTGCTGGACAGGATGCCAGCAAGCTCAATTCTGGTGATCGCACCTGCCTGCGCCGGGACCATCTGGGATTTGTCTATCAATTCCACCACCTGCTGCCCGATTTCACCGCGCGCGAAAATGTGGTTCTGCCGCAATTACTGGTAGCCACCAGTCGTCCTGATGCGGAAGCGCGGGCCGATCAATTGCTGGGCGCTCTGGGCCTTGGCCACCGCATGAGTCATCGGCCAAGCAAGCTTTCCGGCGGAGAGCAGCAACGTGTCGCCGTGGCGCGCGCCTTGGCCAATCGTCCACAACTGGTGCTGGCCGATGAGCCGACGGGCAATCTTGACGAGAAAACCTCCGAACGCGTGCTCGCCGAATTCCTTGATCTGGTTCGCGGCCAGGGCAGCGCCGCATTGGTCGCCACGCATAATGAACGCATGGCCGCGCGCATGGACCGTGTGGTAAGGCTGCACGAGGGACGTATAGAATAG
- the mfd gene encoding transcription-repair coupling factor, which yields MPDLSRFLKADQQLTLASVARGAQPLVMADLARAGSGRAVFIAADDAAMRAMVDTVHFFAPELQVVEFPAWDCLPYDRASPAMSVSAQRLAALHRLQSGKAAHQLVVTTVNALLQRVLTPFRIREAVREFKVGSQIGHESLAHLLRRQGYSRVDTVVDTGEFAMRGSIVDIYPSGLEAGLRLDFFGDELESLRLFDPGTQRTTATIKDHLLLPASEALLDDDTIKRFRTRYREAFGAGATQDPLYEAISDGRRLAGMEHWLPMFEDKLATLFDHLDAKDTIVIDSGAIAAAEERLTDITDYHRQRSEIAGQAKGSYRPIDPAQLYLTQEEYASAMAGWPIHKTSIFAEPEAGKIVDFGFRSARDFTPERTQGSNVYEAAAKHFATLAKAGKRPLLAAYTQGSLSRITSILEEAGTPMQQVESWQEALGASAPKGGKTKPAAMVLPLDTGFANDELELVTEQDLLGDRLVRRKKRKKDADAFLAELQALARGDLVVHVDHGIGKYIGLEPISVGKSQHDCVRLEYAGGDKLYIPVENIDVLSRYGSSEESVPLDRLGGEAWQKRRSRLKERIQAIAGELMKVAAARALRKAPALAVDEASYNQFLDRFQYEETEDQEQAIADVLRDLESGRPMDRLVCGDVGFGKTEVALRAAFVAAMNGQQVAMVAPTTLLARQHFENFRQRFDGFPLKIGRLSRLVPAAEMKSTREGLTDGTVDIVIGTHAILSKNTQFKDLGLVIVDEEQRFGVTHKEKLKQLRADVHVLTLTATPIPRTLQMAMTGLRELSTIKTPPVDRLAVRTYVMEWDDMVVREALLREHHRGGQSFIVVPRISDMEPLEQWMRDTVPEVKFVAAHGQMGAGDIEERMSAFYEGKYEVLLSTTIIESGLDLPSANTMIIHRADRFGLAQLYQLRGRVGRAKIRAYAYLTTPADMQLSEVAEKRLKVLGDLDSLGAGFQLASHDLDIRGAGNLLGDEQSGHIREVGFELYQSMLEDAIMAAKAGDAGLEADRSHLSPQITVDAPIMIPESYVPDLAVRMALYRRLNQADGQSEIESMAAEMIDRFGELPQATKNLIRLIEIKHQAITAGIAKIDVGARGTLVTFHQDSFPDPAGLIAYVERLEGTAKLRPDMKLVINRAWGDPQGRLNGLFQLTKGLSNVVKRAAKKAA from the coding sequence ATGCCCGATCTTTCCCGTTTCCTGAAAGCTGACCAACAGCTCACCCTCGCCTCTGTTGCGCGCGGGGCGCAGCCGCTGGTCATGGCCGACCTTGCCCGCGCCGGATCGGGCCGCGCCGTCTTTATCGCCGCCGATGATGCAGCGATGCGCGCGATGGTGGATACGGTGCATTTCTTCGCGCCCGAATTGCAGGTGGTGGAATTTCCCGCGTGGGATTGTCTCCCCTATGACCGCGCCAGTCCGGCGATGTCGGTCAGCGCGCAAAGGCTGGCTGCGCTGCACCGGTTGCAAAGTGGCAAGGCGGCGCATCAACTAGTCGTCACCACGGTCAACGCCTTGCTCCAGCGTGTGCTCACCCCGTTCCGCATTCGCGAGGCGGTGCGCGAATTCAAGGTGGGAAGCCAGATCGGCCACGAAAGCCTTGCCCATCTGCTGCGGCGGCAGGGCTATTCCCGCGTCGATACCGTGGTGGATACGGGCGAATTTGCCATGCGCGGTTCCATCGTGGACATTTACCCCAGCGGGCTTGAGGCTGGACTGCGGCTCGATTTCTTCGGGGACGAACTGGAAAGCCTGCGCCTGTTCGATCCGGGCACCCAGCGCACCACCGCCACGATCAAGGACCACCTGCTCCTGCCCGCGAGCGAAGCATTGCTGGATGATGACACGATCAAACGCTTCCGCACCCGCTATCGCGAGGCGTTTGGCGCAGGCGCGACGCAGGACCCCTTGTATGAAGCGATAAGCGACGGGCGGCGGCTGGCGGGGATGGAGCACTGGCTTCCCATGTTCGAGGACAAGCTGGCAACCTTGTTCGATCACCTCGACGCCAAGGATACGATCGTCATTGATTCAGGCGCGATCGCGGCAGCTGAAGAACGGCTGACCGACATTACGGATTACCACCGCCAGCGCAGCGAAATCGCCGGACAGGCCAAGGGTAGCTACCGCCCGATCGACCCTGCCCAGCTTTATCTGACGCAAGAAGAATACGCTTCTGCGATGGCTGGCTGGCCGATCCACAAGACCTCGATCTTCGCAGAGCCGGAGGCTGGCAAGATCGTCGATTTCGGCTTCAGATCGGCACGCGATTTCACGCCCGAACGCACGCAAGGCAGCAATGTCTATGAAGCGGCAGCGAAACACTTTGCCACTTTGGCCAAGGCGGGAAAACGCCCGCTGCTCGCTGCCTACACGCAAGGCTCTCTCAGCCGCATCACCTCCATACTGGAGGAAGCGGGAACGCCGATGCAGCAGGTGGAAAGCTGGCAGGAAGCCTTGGGTGCCTCTGCGCCAAAGGGCGGGAAGACGAAACCTGCCGCAATGGTGCTGCCGCTCGACACAGGCTTTGCCAATGACGAACTGGAACTCGTCACAGAGCAGGATCTGCTGGGTGACAGGCTTGTTCGCCGCAAGAAACGCAAGAAAGATGCCGACGCTTTCCTCGCCGAATTGCAGGCGCTGGCGCGCGGCGATCTGGTGGTTCATGTCGATCACGGCATCGGCAAATACATCGGGCTGGAGCCTATCTCGGTCGGCAAAAGCCAGCATGATTGCGTGCGGCTGGAATATGCGGGCGGCGACAAGCTGTATATTCCGGTCGAGAATATCGACGTGCTCAGCCGTTATGGGTCTTCGGAAGAAAGCGTTCCGCTGGACAGGCTGGGCGGCGAAGCGTGGCAGAAACGCCGTTCGCGCCTGAAGGAACGTATTCAGGCAATTGCAGGCGAATTGATGAAGGTCGCCGCCGCGCGCGCCCTGCGCAAGGCCCCCGCCCTTGCCGTGGACGAAGCCAGCTACAACCAGTTTCTTGACCGTTTCCAGTATGAGGAAACGGAAGATCAGGAACAGGCCATCGCCGATGTCCTGCGCGATCTGGAAAGTGGCCGCCCGATGGACAGGTTGGTGTGCGGCGATGTCGGATTTGGCAAAACCGAAGTCGCCTTGCGCGCAGCTTTCGTCGCGGCGATGAACGGGCAACAGGTTGCGATGGTGGCCCCCACTACCCTGCTGGCGCGTCAGCATTTTGAAAACTTTCGCCAGAGGTTCGACGGCTTCCCGCTCAAGATCGGTCGGCTCAGCCGGCTTGTTCCCGCAGCCGAGATGAAGTCCACCCGCGAAGGGCTGACCGATGGCACGGTGGATATCGTGATCGGCACCCACGCGATCTTGTCCAAGAACACGCAGTTCAAGGATCTTGGCCTCGTGATCGTGGATGAAGAACAGCGCTTTGGCGTCACGCACAAGGAAAAGCTGAAGCAGCTTCGCGCCGACGTGCATGTCCTCACCCTCACCGCCACGCCCATTCCGCGCACCTTGCAAATGGCGATGACGGGACTGCGCGAGCTTTCAACCATCAAGACCCCGCCCGTCGATAGGCTGGCGGTGCGGACCTATGTGATGGAATGGGACGATATGGTGGTGCGCGAGGCATTACTGCGCGAACATCATCGCGGCGGACAAAGCTTTATCGTTGTGCCGCGCATTTCGGACATGGAGCCGCTTGAACAATGGATGCGCGATACGGTGCCCGAAGTGAAATTCGTGGCCGCCCACGGACAGATGGGTGCGGGCGATATCGAAGAACGCATGAGCGCCTTTTACGAAGGCAAATACGAAGTGCTGCTTTCCACCACCATCATCGAAAGCGGGCTCGATCTGCCTTCTGCCAATACCATGATCATCCATCGCGCCGACCGGTTCGGTCTTGCCCAGCTCTACCAGCTGCGCGGACGCGTCGGCCGCGCCAAAATCCGCGCTTATGCCTATCTGACCACGCCTGCCGACATGCAGTTGAGCGAAGTGGCGGAAAAGCGCCTCAAGGTGCTGGGCGATCTTGATTCGCTGGGGGCGGGTTTCCAGCTTGCCAGCCACGATCTCGACATTCGCGGCGCGGGCAATCTGCTGGGTGATGAACAATCGGGCCATATTCGCGAAGTCGGGTTCGAACTTTACCAGTCCATGCTGGAAGATGCGATTATGGCAGCCAAGGCTGGCGATGCCGGGCTGGAAGCGGATCGCAGCCATCTTTCCCCGCAGATCACCGTCGATGCGCCGATCATGATCCCCGAAAGCTATGTCCCCGATCTTGCCGTGCGCATGGCGCTTTATCGCCGTCTCAATCAGGCCGACGGGCAATCCGAGATCGAAAGCATGGCAGCAGAAATGATCGACCGTTTCGGTGAATTGCCGCAGGCCACCAAGAACCTCATCCGCCTGATCGAAATCAAGCATCAGGCCATCACCGCAGGCATTGCCAAGATAGATGTGGGCGCGCGCGGCACGCTGGTCACATTCCATCAAGACAGCTTCCCCGATCCCGCAGGCCTGATTGCCTATGTCGAAAGGCTGGAAGGGACGGCCAAGCTGCGCCCGGACATGAAGCTGGTAATCAACCGCGCATGGGGCGATCCGCAAGGCCGCCTGAATGGCCTGTTCCAATTGACCAAGGGCCTGAGCAACGTGGTAAAACGCGCTGCAAAGAAAGCGGCGTAG
- a CDS encoding succinate dehydrogenase assembly factor 2: protein MAEPAHLSPRLARAKFRAWHRGTREADYMFGCYFDTFHTAWDEAALAWFEALLEEEDVDVLAWALGTAEPPVRLQGGQMDALRKFDYVSI from the coding sequence ATGGCTGAACCAGCACATCTTTCTCCCCGGCTCGCCCGCGCCAAGTTTCGCGCCTGGCATCGCGGCACGCGGGAGGCGGATTACATGTTCGGCTGCTATTTCGACACGTTTCACACGGCCTGGGATGAAGCAGCCCTCGCCTGGTTCGAGGCATTGCTTGAAGAAGAAGATGTCGATGTGCTGGCATGGGCGCTGGGCACCGCGGAGCCGCCCGTGCGTTTGCAGGGTGGCCAAATGGATGCCTTGCGCAAGTTTGACTATGTGAGCATCTAG
- the recG gene encoding ATP-dependent DNA helicase RecG has protein sequence MRPDCLNPLFAEIESLDGVGPKLKKPLERLGLSRVRDVLYHLPERFVTRRVVADLDDGQVGENVVVALTVVEHRAPFNPGRGPYRVMAQDAKGNICALTYFGRASYTAKKQLPVGETRWVAGRLDQYDQTLQIVHPDHVAEKSDEAMGKMVEPIYRLAEGLTQPRIASFVEQSLARIPDLPEWIDAGTLSRENWPAWGSALASAHAGDDAKAKDRLAYDELFANALALMLVRQSNKARKGQSLQGDGSLRDKLQLPFPLTGAQTRSIAEITGDMAQASPMLRLLQGDVGAGKTVVALEAMLAAVEAGAQAAMLAPTELLARQHFETLRAMAKPTGVEIALLTGRDKGRARESILMGLIDGSIDMVIGTHAIFQDTVSYKNLGLVVIDEQHRFGVSQRLLLTQKGKVTPHTLAMTATPIPRTLTLAQYGEMEVSRLDEMPPGRQAIDTRVLPLGRLDEIAEAVGRHVSGGQQAYWVCPMVRGTESETEDLAAAEARYASLKNRFGDDVVLVHGQLAPEMKDAAMARFASGDARVLVATTVIEVGVDVPNATLMVIEQAERFGLAQLHQLRGRVGRGSEKSTCLLLRGNELSETGKRRLELMKNSQDGFELAEEDLALRGGGELLGTRQSGEEGFSIASLEQVTRLLPVAHDDAKLLVESQSGLDNATRGEAARMVLYLLERDWGVQTLRGG, from the coding sequence ATGCGTCCCGATTGCCTCAATCCCCTGTTCGCCGAAATCGAGAGCCTCGACGGCGTCGGCCCCAAGCTGAAAAAACCGCTGGAAAGGCTTGGCCTCTCGCGCGTGCGCGATGTGCTGTATCACCTGCCCGAACGCTTCGTGACCCGCCGCGTGGTGGCTGATCTTGATGACGGGCAGGTGGGCGAGAACGTGGTTGTCGCGCTGACGGTGGTGGAACACCGCGCGCCGTTTAATCCCGGACGCGGGCCGTATCGGGTGATGGCGCAGGATGCGAAAGGCAATATCTGCGCGCTGACCTATTTTGGCCGCGCCAGCTACACCGCCAAAAAACAGCTTCCCGTGGGCGAAACGCGATGGGTGGCGGGGCGGCTCGACCAGTACGACCAGACCTTGCAGATCGTCCATCCCGATCACGTCGCGGAAAAGAGCGATGAAGCGATGGGCAAGATGGTGGAGCCGATTTACCGCCTTGCAGAAGGGTTGACCCAGCCGCGCATCGCCAGCTTCGTTGAACAATCGCTCGCCCGCATTCCCGATCTGCCCGAATGGATCGACGCCGGAACATTGTCGAGGGAAAATTGGCCGGCATGGGGCAGCGCGCTGGCGTCTGCCCATGCGGGCGATGATGCCAAGGCGAAGGACCGGCTCGCCTATGACGAATTATTTGCCAACGCGCTTGCACTGATGCTGGTCCGACAGAGCAACAAGGCACGCAAGGGCCAGTCCCTGCAGGGCGACGGCAGCCTGCGCGACAAACTGCAACTCCCGTTCCCGCTGACCGGCGCGCAGACCCGGTCCATCGCAGAGATCACGGGCGACATGGCTCAGGCCAGCCCGATGCTGCGCCTGCTGCAAGGCGATGTCGGCGCGGGCAAGACCGTGGTGGCGCTGGAGGCGATGCTGGCAGCGGTGGAGGCGGGCGCGCAGGCTGCGATGCTCGCCCCGACTGAACTCCTCGCCCGCCAGCACTTTGAAACCTTGCGAGCAATGGCCAAGCCGACGGGTGTCGAAATCGCCCTGCTGACAGGGCGCGACAAGGGCAGGGCGCGCGAAAGCATCCTGATGGGGCTGATCGACGGCAGCATCGACATGGTGATCGGCACCCATGCCATTTTTCAGGACACCGTTTCTTACAAGAACCTTGGCCTCGTGGTGATTGATGAACAGCACCGCTTTGGCGTCTCTCAACGCCTGTTACTGACGCAAAAGGGCAAGGTTACACCGCACACGCTGGCGATGACGGCCACCCCGATCCCCCGCACACTGACACTCGCCCAATATGGCGAGATGGAAGTCAGCCGTCTCGATGAAATGCCGCCCGGAAGGCAGGCAATCGACACGCGTGTATTGCCGCTTGGCCGGTTGGACGAGATTGCAGAGGCGGTGGGCCGACACGTATCGGGCGGGCAACAGGCCTATTGGGTCTGTCCGATGGTGCGCGGCACCGAAAGCGAAACCGAAGATCTGGCCGCTGCCGAAGCGCGCTATGCCAGTTTGAAGAACCGGTTTGGCGATGATGTGGTGCTCGTCCACGGCCAGCTTGCACCGGAAATGAAAGATGCCGCCATGGCGCGTTTTGCCAGCGGCGATGCAAGGGTGTTGGTGGCCACTACGGTGATCGAAGTCGGCGTCGATGTGCCCAATGCAACGCTGATGGTGATCGAACAGGCTGAACGTTTCGGCCTAGCCCAGCTGCACCAATTGCGTGGCCGCGTGGGCCGGGGCAGCGAGAAATCGACCTGCCTGCTTTTGCGCGGCAATGAATTGTCCGAAACGGGCAAGCGGCGGCTTGAACTGATGAAGAATTCGCAGGACGGGTTTGAACTGGCCGAGGAAGACCTGGCCTTGCGCGGCGGCGGCGAATTGCTCGGCACTCGGCAAAGCGGGGAAGAAGGCTTTTCCATCGCCAGCCTCGAACAGGTCACGCGGCTGCTTCCCGTGGCCCATGATGATGCCAAGCTACTGGTGGAAAGCCAGAGCGGGCTGGATAATGCGACGCGCGGCGAGGCAGCGCGCATGGTGCTTTACCTGCTTGAGCGCGATTGGGGCGTGCAGACCCTGCGCGGTGGCTAA